TTCCTATTATCACTACTGCGAATTGCTGACAACAGAAACTCGTCCTTTCAGATATGCTCTGGTACAGCTACATGTCAGTGACAAAAGCAAAGGATAATTCCATGCTCTTATTTGTTCTTCAAATCCAGTGCTGgtctttgtatttatatatatatatatatataaaaaaaaaaaaaaaaaaaaaaaaaaaaaacagtacataTTGCTAAAACTATTGtagctgtgttttatttcttctgcataaTGCATTGAATGGGCACCAGGAACGGAGGTTATTCTGTCTGGAAGGCTAAGTACATATTTAATGCTGTGttgtaacatttcttttaacaaGACTTCCACtctttcatgtttatttttatctagGGGAGGGAAAGATTGAAGACAGAAATTTTCCATGCGttgaaaactattttgttttcaactAAACTTTCCAGAGgccaaaatgaaacaaacatgAAGAACTTATCAACAGCTGCTTTATCTGTTATGCTTTGTTTAACATGGTTATGTGTGTTCCCCTCAAGGTTCACTGCTTTAAACAATATAAAGGTTAGTTATATGTAATGCAGCAATGAATATTTCAGTGGGTTGGAGTGGttaatttaaaagctttacTTCCACAGTCCTTGACACTAATAACAATCTCAATTCCAGTCTACCTCCCCTTTTGGGAAGGGAAACAGTTCTCTCCTGCTGGAATCTGACCCTTGGTCATTGTGTACAAACTGTGCCATGTGAAAGAGCtatttagaaactgaaaaacataatatttgcaatgaaaacattaaatataaGCGGTTCTCTATAATTTGGAATGGATTTTCAGTGTTCCAGTCACATGCACAAGAATGAGAAAATCGGTAGGGATATACTTTCCAAGTTCGTAGGGAGAATCTCTCCTCGAAGCCAAGACATTTGAACTCAGCTTCACTGCATCTGCACTCAAAGGCTGAGCACTACCTTGCACGGACTCTGACACAGCGCCTGTTGTCCTTCCCACCTGTTCTCCCAGATTCTCACAGTCCCCCTTACTactgctctgcagccccataCCTGAGCATATCTGACCTCCATATTGTCTTtccctttttcactttttaactCCCTCTgtctccctttctttcctaaatctttgccttttctctctgcaaCAATATTGTCTCCCTCCAGCACCTATTCTgattcttattttcctctctttcttagGTTCCAGCCAGCAGATGGTGAGTCAGTCCCTTCTCACTCCCGGAAGGGAGAGAGGGCTGCCTGCCCTCTTCCAATAGCCAGCAGCCCTTTGATGGGCCTATGATGGCTGTGAGTTACAGAATCCCAGAGATatgaatataaatgaaatgatgaaagcaagaaagaacaGCTTGTAATCTAAGTAATATGTAACCCCTCCCAACATATGTGGTTCCTTAGGAAGCTATACTCAACATCCTGTAATTGCTTCAAGTAGCTGATCTGCAACAGACCCATATATGAACAGAATATGCACCTTTGCAGCCTGGGAATCCCTCCTATAACCTACTTCCAGTCTGGATTCCTGGGTCATCTACTCTGCCTCCCCCTGTGCTGCCCTCACATGATCCCTAATGTCAGAAGTGGGAGGATCAGTTGCAGTGGCATTTATCATAGCAGCAACAGTGACGGCATGagaataaaaagttatttctcaATCCGAACCTAAAGTGGAGGCAACACATATGAAGGTCAGTCTGTAACTCTCATTTCATAGGCATTAGAGACCAGATTTTCTTTTGATCCAGTTTGTTTGAGCAGTGGACAGAGTCATATCTAAAAATGCCCATGAAAGTGAAAAGAACTCAATGTAAAGCTAATGTAGATTAGACTTAGTTAATCATCACAGCACTTTATCTAACTAATGGAAAGACCTGGACAAGGTGAAGTATGACACTGCTCTCAGCTGGCAATGTTACACCTACCGCTGGTGTAAGTCAGAGCAGCCGCTAGGCAACTCTAATTTATATATCTGAGTTAAGATGACAGCTGTAATGAGATTAACAACGTCCTTGTGCTAAGTAATCTTAGTACAGAAGACTCTATTTAACAAGCTGCCCCGCTATGTAGCGCTGCTGTCTCTTGTTCAGTGGAACTGGAATTCAGTTCCAGACACCTGTTCTGCAGCCTACTCAACAGTGAATCTGAGGGTGGAAATGGCAGACTTAGTCTGAGATAAAATTACCTGTCTCATTAAGACATACAAGTGATAGCTGCTTTGGAATGTTGAATTTAAtctaaatggaaaagagaaatattagtATTGTCAACAAAACTACTCAGTTGTGTAAGTCttaaggagaaagcaaaggatgACTGCATAAAAACGTTTGGTTCATGAATGTGCAGACATTACCTTCTGAAACAGAGAGCTCTGCCAGTTTGTGCGGCAGGTCTGAAGTCCCAGCACCAGCAGGAGAGCCCAGAATATCTGGTAAGGCGTTCCGGCGGCCTGCCCTTCCTGATGCTGCAAAATCTGTGACCACAGGCTCCACATCAGTCATTGCTGACTTCTTTCCTCATAGCAACATCTGCACATAgaacaaacataaaaagaaaatagctgtaGTCTGGAATAAAACATGATGTGTTTCTTCAAGAGAGGTGCTAATCACCTGCTCCACAATGCAGTGGGTCCTTTATTACTAAATGTCACATGCTGCAATGCTGAGTGTCAAAGCTTCGTCTCtgctccagaaaaagaaaagaagaatctcTCTGCGTTTCATTATATTTCCATCTGCACACCAGCACAAACACTGACTAGCACAATGAACTGCTCTCTGCCTACAAGAAACCTGTAAATAGAGTCAGCCACAGACCTTTCTACCAGCCACTTGTATGTCTTTTTCTGACCTGACCCTTCCTCTCTCATTTTAAGTGCTTGTGCTAGATAATCACTTGGATGAGAACTGAAACTCTA
The sequence above is a segment of the Rhea pennata isolate bPtePen1 chromosome 3, bPtePen1.pri, whole genome shotgun sequence genome. Coding sequences within it:
- the PKIB gene encoding cAMP-dependent protein kinase inhibitor beta; protein product: MTDVEPVVTDFAASGRAGRRNALPDILGSPAGAGTSDLPHKLAELSVSEDERAEDGEVSSSKASLESQDSGGKNSDS